The Eubalaena glacialis isolate mEubGla1 chromosome 3, mEubGla1.1.hap2.+ XY, whole genome shotgun sequence nucleotide sequence GTATTAAGGAATTATGGCCTAATCTTCTTACGTGTAATAATGGAATTGCAGTTAAGTCTTAAAAGAGTGGTggttatcttttagagatacatctCAAAGCACTTGTGGATGAACAAAAAAAGTATCATTATGAAATAAAGTCTGCATAAATATCTCCATAAATAATTCCTAGGCTTCCACAACAGCATTacaattgtgattaaaaaaaaaaactttttgcaACAAAATACCAAAGGAATTGGTAAGGAAATAAGATTTTTGGCATAGatataaacaaacatacaaattTGACATTAAATGACAGTCCATTGTCAGTATTAATCATTTTACATACTCTATAGCAGGAGTGGCAAACTACAACCCTCGGGCTAAATGCAACTCAAACTCgtcttttaaataaagtttattggaacacagctacacccattcatttgtcagtggttctcaactagcAATTACCTTGCCCTCCATGGGACACCTAGCAATGTCTGGGGAAAGTTTTGGTCGTCACAATGGATGAGGGGACTACTGGCATCCagtggccagggatgctgctaaacaccctacaatgcacaggatggCTGCCCATAACAAAGTATCTGGCCCCAAAATATCAGCAGTGCCAAGATTGAGATACCCTGATTTATATATTGTCTCTGGATGCTTTTGCACTAAAATGGTAGAGTTGAGTAGTTCTGACAGAGGCCATATGGCCTACAACACCTaacatatttactatctggccctttatagaaaaagtttgccaattcCTCTCTATAGAAAACCATAAAATATAAGTATCTCACATATAGCAGATTATCTATCAAGTCTAGAAAACTCCCTTTAACATTATTTCTTCTAGAAATGAGACAACTGACATTTCTATTTATACCTCTTCTAGCCATATAAAGGGCTATAgtaaagattatattttattctgattCATTAAAGGGATATTTAAAACAGTGACTCTCAAAGCCAATCACAGATCACTGGCCTGTTGTGATGATTTCACTGGCCCAcagtgaaatgagaaaaataaagacaaatttgGGAGATTTTCATAAAGCCAATTTAATTCAACGTAAAGGGCTGTTCTCTACGAAtatatccttcctgtacttttaaatattaaaatgcccTTTCTTTTCTGAAACAATGCATATAataggtagtttttttttaatatggcaaaATTAATAGTTGTAACATTGGgtcaaaccattaaaaaaaattattagttctTGAAATCCAAAAGTCAGAAAACCACGGATTTAGAGGCTTTTGCTCCGATTTGGGGATTCcttgatgttgaacatatttcaCATATCATTGCTGAAGGAATTTCTTAAATGTGTTTTGCAATGTCGAATAAGTGATGAACTACAgctgaaggcttttccacattcattacaatcatatggtttttctccagtatgaattctctgatgtttaGCAAAGGACGAATCATgcctgaaggctttcccacaatGACTGCATTCATAAGGTTTCACTCCAGTATGGACTCTTTGATGGATAGAAAGATGTATTCTCTggctaaaggctttcccacattccttacatttataTGGTCTTTCCCCAGTATGAGTTCTCTGGTGTTGAGTTAGGTATGTGCTGTGGCTGAAGGTTTTACTGCATACATTACAAATATAGGGTTTCACACCAGTATGAATAATCTCGTGTTGCCTGAGGTGTCTAATCTGGAAAAATGCTTTTCCACAGTCTTTGCATGTAAAAGGTTTCTCTCTGACATGAGTTCTCAGATGCTGGATCAGCCCAATGCTCTGGCTGAATGCTTTCTCACATACAccacattcatagggtttctccccagTATGAATTCTAACATGTTGAGTAAGAGATGATGGATGTCTGAAGGTTTTCCCGCATTCTTTACACTCATAGGGTTTCTCGCCAGTATGGATTCTCTGATGTGGAATAAGGGATGAACTTTGGctaaaggcttttccacattctttacatctgaaaggtttctctccagtatgaattctcatGTGTTCTGTAAGATGAATGAGCTGTTTGAAGATTTTCTCACAAATATTACATTCAAAGGTTTTCATTCTTGTATAATTCCTTGAATGATTAATCAAACCTAAATTGCATCTACTTTTCTTTCTAGATATGTCATATTTATGGTGTCTTTTTCTTGGAGGATCTATTGGTCCTGGAATAACTTTTGAGCACACattaatacttttcacacatCTGTTAGATTCTTGGCCTCTCGCCTGCGTGAGTGTTTTCTTGTGGATCAAGGGGATTTGCCCTGCACCCATTCCTAGGTTCTCCTGGTGGTTTTCTAACTTATGACATTTGGAGACCCTTCCCAATGTGGAAACCAAGGTGCTTCCTCTTGTGGACCTTTCCATCATCAGGTCATGGTGTAATTCTTCCCATGAGATGTCACTCTTTAAGACTGACTCTTTGGTTTCTGTTTCATCTTCCAagtctgaaagaaatccaaaaatataaataactcatattcactgaatttaaaaaaataaaaggccacaGTGAGAACaggagggaaaaaatatatatatactaggtACAGGAGGGTTGGACTGTCTTCAAATAGGATCCTGCCACCTAGAGAGCTGATGTGAAAGTAACAAAGTGGTCAACACAAAGAAGCTGTTAAAAGTATGTAAGGTGCCTTTAAAAATTGGGAGGAGTTCATCCATGAGAACTGTAAGAGGAAATGGACTAAGAAGAAAGCATCACTGGAAGGGCAGATATCAAGAGATAAGACAAGGAGATAAGAATTCTAACACGATATCATCTCGAGCTCATATTTCtatgacaaaattttatttacttaaaaaaatttaagtatctCATACTCTGTGCATgt carries:
- the ZFP69B gene encoding zinc finger protein 69 homolog B, which produces MLQRLLITLPVEASTWVKLHHPKKATEGAPLWEDVTKMFEGEVLLSQDADETRGESFEDEVTSGSLTAESQELLTFKDISVDFTQEEWGQLAPAHRNLYREVMLENYGNLVSVGYQLSKPGVISQLEKGEEPWLMEREISGGPSPDLEDETETKESVLKSDISWEELHHDLMMERSTRGSTLVSTLGRVSKCHKLENHQENLGMGAGQIPLIHKKTLTQARGQESNRCVKSINVCSKVIPGPIDPPRKRHHKYDISRKKSRCNLGLINHSRNYTRMKTFECNICEKIFKQLIHLTEHMRIHTGEKPFRCKECGKAFSQSSSLIPHQRIHTGEKPYECKECGKTFRHPSSLTQHVRIHTGEKPYECGVCEKAFSQSIGLIQHLRTHVREKPFTCKDCGKAFFQIRHLRQHEIIHTGVKPYICNVCSKTFSHSTYLTQHQRTHTGERPYKCKECGKAFSQRIHLSIHQRVHTGVKPYECSHCGKAFRHDSSFAKHQRIHTGEKPYDCNECGKAFSCSSSLIRHCKTHLRNSFSNDM